One genomic segment of Nitrosopumilus sp. b3 includes these proteins:
- a CDS encoding VWA domain-containing protein translates to MAGFDNQYVLIFLLVIPALFYFYNKILTKKKKAAIQFSNLSFIKSALGNKKKTKRDSLLFYISISVIVLMIIGFADPHIPLEQTKEGVNVVLVIDNSGSMQAEDYPPNRLESAKKSAEILLDSLQPKDNAGIVTFETGATTAAYLSPYKDKVIDKLRDILPREGKTAIGDGLSLGIDMAISVPNKQKVVILLSDGVNNAGVITPSEAVAFAKLNDIQVYTIGLGSENKVVLGYDFFGRAQYAELDETTLKTIAENTGGKYFKSIDSMTLENIYKNISQDIKREQEDTSIKDWFFAASLGLFFLQIYMRYGKGRIIQ, encoded by the coding sequence ATGGCAGGATTTGATAATCAATATGTTCTAATTTTTCTTTTGGTTATACCTGCATTATTTTATTTCTACAATAAAATTCTAACAAAAAAGAAAAAAGCAGCAATACAATTTAGCAATTTATCATTTATCAAATCTGCATTAGGAAACAAGAAGAAAACTAAACGAGACTCTTTGTTGTTTTACATATCAATTTCAGTAATTGTATTGATGATAATTGGATTTGCAGATCCTCATATCCCATTAGAACAAACTAAAGAGGGTGTGAACGTAGTTCTAGTGATTGATAATTCTGGAAGCATGCAAGCAGAAGATTACCCTCCTAACAGATTGGAATCTGCGAAAAAATCTGCTGAAATTTTACTAGATTCTCTTCAACCAAAAGACAATGCAGGTATTGTAACTTTTGAAACAGGGGCTACCACTGCTGCATATCTAAGTCCATACAAGGATAAGGTGATAGATAAACTCAGAGATATTCTGCCAAGGGAAGGCAAAACTGCAATAGGTGATGGATTGAGTCTTGGAATTGATATGGCTATATCCGTACCAAATAAGCAAAAAGTAGTCATCCTCCTCAGTGACGGTGTTAACAATGCAGGAGTGATTACTCCTAGTGAGGCAGTTGCATTTGCCAAATTAAATGACATTCAAGTTTACACCATTGGTTTAGGTTCAGAAAATAAGGTAGTTTTGGGATATGATTTTTTTGGTAGGGCTCAATATGCAGAACTTGATGAAACAACCCTTAAGACAATAGCTGAGAATACTGGTGGAAAATATTTCAAGTCAATAGATTCTATGACTCTTGAAAACATCTACAAAAATATCAGTCAAGATATTAAACGAGAGCAAGAAGATACCAGCATAAAAGACTGGTTCTTTGCAGCATCACTTGGATTGTTCTTTTTACAAATCTACATGAGATATGGTAAGGGGAGAATTATTCAATGA
- a CDS encoding DUF58 domain-containing protein → MLQTKEMLKKIKKLDIKTKQLVDGIITGNYNSIFKGQGIEFSEIRDYRAGDDIRAIDWKVTARFNHPYIKEFIEERDLQVYFIIDISGSGSFGTNISKKEKSVEIIASLMFAALRNNDGVGIFLTTENVEKFIPAKKRRKHIIQLLDFLTTFTPNSRKTNLKKSLEEISKIIKRKSIVFVISDFIDNSDYLKPLKLLRRRHDVIALRIIDPREREIPDVGMIELEDEETGEQILVDTSNEEFRNSYSRLISENDSKFQSSMMKIKVDTVPLLTEQDYSTSLKKFFKKRSK, encoded by the coding sequence ATGCTCCAAACAAAAGAAATGTTAAAAAAAATTAAAAAATTAGATATTAAAACAAAACAACTAGTAGATGGAATAATTACTGGAAATTATAATTCTATTTTCAAAGGACAAGGAATTGAATTTTCTGAAATAAGGGATTATAGAGCAGGTGATGATATACGAGCAATAGATTGGAAAGTTACTGCCAGATTTAATCATCCTTACATCAAGGAGTTTATCGAAGAAAGAGATTTGCAAGTATATTTTATTATTGATATTTCTGGTTCTGGAAGTTTTGGTACAAACATCTCAAAAAAAGAAAAATCTGTTGAGATAATTGCTAGTCTAATGTTTGCAGCACTTCGAAATAATGATGGTGTTGGAATTTTTCTGACTACAGAAAATGTTGAAAAATTCATTCCAGCAAAGAAAAGAAGAAAACACATCATCCAATTATTGGATTTTCTGACCACTTTTACGCCTAATTCTAGGAAAACTAACCTCAAAAAATCACTTGAAGAAATATCAAAAATAATTAAAAGAAAAAGCATTGTCTTTGTAATCTCTGATTTTATTGATAATAGCGATTATCTTAAACCACTCAAACTACTACGAAGGCGTCATGATGTAATTGCTTTGAGAATAATTGATCCTAGAGAAAGAGAGATTCCTGATGTTGGGATGATAGAGCTAGAAGATGAGGAGACAGGTGAGCAAATTCTAGTAGATACATCAAATGAAGAATTTAGAAATTCATATTCAAGATTGATATCTGAAAACGATTCAAAGTTTCAATCTAGTATGATGAAGATAAAAGTTGATACCGTTCCCTTATTGACCGAACAAGACTATTCAACATCACTGAAAAAATTCTTTAAGAAAAGGAGTAAGTAA
- a CDS encoding MoxR family ATPase — protein sequence MSQEVTALTNQAKEFSVTLQSLQKEISKVIVGQDKIIEKLIVALLSRGHVLLEGVPGLAKTLLVQTMSNCINSQFVRLQFTPDLLPADILGTKIYDHASTSFKTIKGPIFSNFILADEINRAPPKVQSALLEAMQENQVSIQGETYQLEKPFFVMATQNPVESEGTYKLPEAQVDRFMFKILISYPTIEQESEIIQRFTEGISYQPAKILSNEKLLEMQDFIPKIYADEKVRTYITQIVDATRFPNKYDLQLSELIEYGASPRASLWLTISAKANAFLQGRGYVIPKDVQDVVNDVLRHRIILTYEAEADEVTTDEIIKKIIDKITIP from the coding sequence ATGAGTCAGGAAGTTACTGCATTAACAAATCAAGCCAAAGAATTTTCAGTCACCCTCCAAAGTCTCCAAAAAGAAATCTCAAAGGTAATTGTAGGCCAAGACAAAATTATTGAAAAATTAATTGTTGCATTGTTATCTCGGGGACATGTTTTACTTGAGGGAGTTCCTGGTTTGGCAAAGACATTACTCGTCCAAACAATGTCTAATTGCATTAATTCTCAGTTTGTTAGATTGCAATTTACACCTGATCTTCTCCCTGCAGACATTTTGGGAACTAAAATCTATGATCATGCCTCAACTTCATTTAAAACAATCAAAGGTCCTATATTTTCAAATTTCATACTTGCCGATGAAATCAATCGTGCACCGCCAAAGGTTCAATCTGCATTACTTGAGGCAATGCAAGAGAACCAAGTAAGTATTCAGGGAGAAACGTATCAATTAGAAAAACCATTTTTTGTAATGGCTACACAAAACCCAGTTGAATCTGAAGGAACATACAAGTTGCCTGAAGCTCAGGTAGATCGTTTTATGTTTAAAATTCTAATTTCCTACCCAACAATAGAACAAGAATCAGAAATTATTCAAAGATTCACTGAAGGAATTTCATATCAACCAGCAAAAATTCTATCGAATGAAAAACTTTTAGAAATGCAAGATTTTATACCTAAAATTTATGCTGATGAAAAAGTTAGAACATATATCACACAAATTGTAGATGCAACAAGATTTCCAAATAAATATGATCTACAACTTTCTGAACTAATTGAATATGGTGCATCTCCAAGGGCATCATTATGGTTAACCATATCTGCAAAAGCAAATGCATTTTTACAAGGAAGAGGATACGTAATTCCAAAAGATGTACAAGACGTAGTTAATGATGTATTGCGACATAGAATTATTTTAACTTATGAAGCAGAGGCAGATGAAGTCACAACAGATGAGATCATAAAAAAAATTATTGATAAAATTACAATTCCGTAA
- a CDS encoding dual specificity protein phosphatase 23 — translation MSKPGNLWRKVHGKITKKPTNFSWLIEEQLAGSGFPTTFDEFNWLLDQGVKSIVTMTENSLPDDWIEDIGYLHVPTPDLTAPDMDKIDLAVDFIHEQISNNQSVMVHCAAGMGRAGTILACYFVKYKKYAAKDAIKKIRDERPGSIQSEVQELAIGFYEKHVKN, via the coding sequence ATGAGCAAACCTGGGAATTTATGGAGAAAAGTTCATGGAAAAATTACAAAAAAACCAACAAACTTTTCTTGGTTGATCGAAGAACAATTAGCTGGTTCGGGATTTCCCACAACTTTTGATGAATTTAATTGGCTTTTAGATCAAGGAGTAAAATCAATTGTAACTATGACTGAGAATTCATTACCAGATGATTGGATAGAAGATATTGGTTATCTTCATGTTCCCACACCTGATCTAACTGCCCCTGATATGGATAAAATTGATTTAGCAGTGGATTTCATTCATGAACAAATTAGCAACAATCAATCTGTAATGGTTCACTGTGCAGCTGGAATGGGAAGAGCAGGAACAATCCTTGCATGTTATTTTGTAAAATATAAAAAATATGCAGCAAAAGATGCAATTAAAAAAATTCGAGATGAAAGACCTGGTTCTATTCAATCTGAAGTACAAGAACTAGCTATTGGTTTTTATGAAAAACATGTAAAAAATTAG
- a CDS encoding cyclase family protein, with amino-acid sequence MKPIDLTLTISKSIPSFPGSPKPQFILWSDIKDDGYNLELLFLSSHTGTHIDAPYHFVKNGIKIHQIPIDRLVGKAILIKLKKTRNCPITKKDIILFEKKTGKIPNESSIFFFTEWQKNLTKNNYFTENPGLDKSAADYLVAKRINLVGIDSPSIDLGKDESFTTHHIFSKNNILIVENLTNLNKIPSREFNFTILPLKLKDATGSPVRAVAS; translated from the coding sequence ATGAAACCAATAGATCTTACACTTACAATTTCAAAATCTATCCCAAGTTTTCCCGGTTCCCCAAAACCTCAATTCATTTTATGGTCTGATATCAAAGATGATGGATACAATCTTGAATTATTGTTCCTAAGTTCTCATACTGGAACTCATATTGATGCACCATATCATTTTGTTAAAAATGGAATCAAGATACATCAAATTCCTATTGATAGACTAGTTGGAAAAGCCATTCTAATAAAACTCAAAAAAACTAGAAACTGCCCTATTACAAAGAAGGATATTATTTTATTTGAAAAAAAAACTGGAAAAATTCCAAATGAATCATCGATTTTCTTCTTTACAGAATGGCAAAAAAATCTGACAAAGAACAATTATTTTACTGAAAATCCGGGACTGGACAAATCAGCTGCAGATTATCTTGTAGCAAAAAGAATCAATCTTGTTGGAATAGATTCTCCAAGTATAGATCTAGGAAAAGATGAATCATTTACTACTCACCATATTTTCTCAAAAAATAATATTCTGATAGTAGAAAATCTAACAAATTTGAATAAGATTCCTTCTAGGGAATTTAATTTTACAATTCTACCACTAAAACTAAAAGATGCAACAGGCTCACCTGTAAGAGCGGTAGCATCATAA
- a CDS encoding Lrp/AsnC ligand binding domain-containing protein, protein MPTAYVLLNSDLGSDESIIAEVKQILADGDIKYEVQGVYGVYDIVLKLTSDDAEKLRGIITNKIRKINKVQSTLTMMVIEEQENL, encoded by the coding sequence GTGCCTACTGCATATGTTCTATTAAATTCTGATTTAGGTTCAGATGAATCAATAATTGCCGAAGTAAAACAGATTCTAGCTGATGGGGATATCAAATATGAGGTTCAAGGTGTCTATGGCGTATACGATATTGTATTAAAATTGACATCTGATGATGCAGAAAAACTACGTGGAATTATCACTAACAAGATCAGAAAAATCAATAAAGTTCAATCAACATTGACCATGATGGTCATAGAAGAACAAGAAAATCTATAG
- a CDS encoding aminotransferase class V-fold PLP-dependent enzyme codes for MNLTSKDISNDFPDSNKIYLNNASVSLMPTQSIEDMKEFLISYNSIGPDSKDSEPFVIEKLQNVRKIIAKIISCQPDEVVLTQSTTDGINFVANGLSFDEKSNIIIRGMGHEHHANYYPWIKLKDKISVKNLTIDKNGFFELDDLKSLVDQNTKLVALSHALYNTGSILPVEEIAKILDDKIPFFIDSAQTVGCLGEMDVSKIKCNFMSFNGSKWLCGPMGTGLFYCNRRSSELLKPMTIGGESAIIYDETNLAFKELPDKFQTGFRNYVGIVGLESSARYLMKFGLNNIRQKNQYLSNMFREELSKIPNIILYGPDDPNERTSIVSFNVKGHDSQKVVDRLEKQNIILAVREIMEQKIIRVSPHFFNTESEMLQVIDEIKKL; via the coding sequence ATGAATTTAACTTCAAAAGATATTTCTAATGATTTTCCAGATTCAAATAAAATCTATCTCAATAATGCATCAGTATCCTTGATGCCCACTCAAAGTATAGAGGACATGAAAGAATTTTTAATCTCATACAATTCAATTGGCCCTGATTCAAAGGATTCAGAGCCATTTGTAATTGAAAAACTACAAAATGTTAGAAAAATAATTGCAAAAATAATTTCGTGTCAGCCTGATGAGGTAGTTCTTACTCAGAGTACAACTGATGGAATAAATTTTGTAGCAAATGGTCTTTCTTTTGATGAAAAATCAAATATAATCATTCGTGGAATGGGACATGAACATCATGCAAATTATTATCCCTGGATTAAACTCAAAGACAAAATTTCTGTAAAAAATCTTACTATCGATAAAAATGGTTTTTTCGAATTAGATGATTTAAAATCTCTAGTTGATCAAAACACAAAACTAGTTGCTTTGAGTCATGCATTATACAATACTGGCTCGATATTACCTGTAGAAGAAATTGCAAAAATTCTTGATGATAAAATTCCATTCTTTATTGATAGTGCACAAACTGTAGGATGTTTAGGTGAAATGGATGTATCAAAGATAAAATGTAATTTTATGTCATTTAATGGCTCAAAATGGCTTTGCGGACCAATGGGTACTGGATTATTTTATTGCAATAGAAGATCAAGCGAATTACTGAAACCTATGACTATAGGAGGTGAATCTGCAATAATTTATGATGAAACTAATCTTGCTTTCAAAGAACTTCCCGACAAATTTCAAACTGGTTTTAGAAATTATGTCGGAATAGTCGGCTTGGAATCATCTGCAAGGTATTTGATGAAATTTGGTTTGAATAACATTAGACAAAAGAATCAGTACTTGTCAAATATGTTCAGAGAAGAATTATCAAAAATTCCTAATATTATTTTGTATGGACCTGATGATCCAAACGAAAGAACAAGCATAGTATCTTTTAATGTGAAAGGGCATGATTCCCAAAAAGTAGTAGATAGACTTGAAAAACAAAATATTATTTTAGCGGTTAGGGAAATTATGGAGCAAAAAATTATCCGAGTATCTCCTCACTTTTTTAATACTGAATCTGAAATGCTTCAGGTAATTGATGAAATAAAGAAACTATAG
- a CDS encoding 4Fe-4S binding protein — protein sequence MPVGIIPDISEQMCIGCALCVEICTTLGPDVLRVKPVEGWKRGKAFVFYPERCISDGACIGVCPTKAIFWMRPMDFTVGQPVPLYKNSVFVKGWTELID from the coding sequence ATGCCAGTAGGAATTATTCCAGACATCAGCGAACAAATGTGTATCGGATGTGCACTATGTGTAGAAATCTGTACAACATTAGGTCCAGATGTCCTTAGAGTAAAACCAGTTGAAGGCTGGAAGAGAGGTAAAGCATTTGTTTTCTACCCAGAAAGATGTATTTCTGATGGTGCATGCATCGGTGTATGCCCAACAAAAGCAATCTTTTGGATGAGACCAATGGACTTTACTGTTGGACAACCAGTTCCACTCTACAAGAACTCAGTCTTCGTCAAAGGTTGGACTGAATTAATCGATTAG
- a CDS encoding plastocyanin/azurin family copper-binding protein: MKFLIFSIIFTILASIPVVSADEYIIDIPLGAYNPELNTPAEVWYDPPQLYATVGDTITWYNDDKEGHTVTSGEGSGRFGWMSDNFGTPNGIFDSGRFMPGESWSYKFEESGTFSYYCTIHPWMEGVLIIEKEIPDYPHDATGAKIDFPLLQYTPDLSLEVNLSWDPPVIKTHEKIQFVYQFYDPQTNSNLAEMKYNFVIFQNGKEIFRDEGLSQIGGDYRNFVFSESGSIIVRIEGIHTPSIFAEESVTVFGDVQNKEQRSVDFTTAVYDNPKKTSHETYHIKPAQRLTTYYELMLFIILIPGILFIGALIWLKKKPNISQEKTGSVKI; the protein is encoded by the coding sequence GTGAAGTTTTTAATATTTTCAATAATTTTTACAATTTTAGCCTCAATTCCTGTCGTTTCTGCAGATGAGTACATTATTGATATTCCACTAGGAGCATATAATCCAGAATTAAACACTCCTGCTGAAGTATGGTATGATCCACCACAACTATACGCCACAGTAGGTGATACAATTACTTGGTATAATGATGACAAAGAAGGTCATACTGTTACAAGTGGAGAAGGATCTGGGAGATTTGGATGGATGAGTGATAACTTTGGAACTCCAAATGGAATTTTTGATAGCGGTAGATTCATGCCAGGAGAATCATGGTCATACAAATTTGAAGAATCTGGTACTTTTTCTTATTATTGCACTATTCATCCATGGATGGAAGGAGTGCTAATTATTGAAAAAGAAATTCCAGATTATCCACATGATGCAACTGGTGCAAAAATAGATTTTCCATTATTACAATATACACCAGATTTATCTTTGGAAGTTAATCTATCATGGGATCCACCTGTGATTAAAACTCATGAAAAAATACAATTTGTATATCAATTCTATGATCCTCAAACGAATTCAAATCTAGCAGAAATGAAATACAATTTTGTAATATTTCAAAATGGAAAAGAGATTTTCCGAGATGAAGGACTAAGTCAGATTGGAGGTGATTACAGAAATTTTGTTTTCAGTGAGTCTGGTTCAATCATAGTAAGGATTGAGGGAATTCATACTCCCTCTATATTTGCAGAAGAAAGTGTAACTGTCTTTGGAGATGTACAAAATAAAGAACAAAGATCAGTTGATTTTACTACTGCAGTTTATGATAATCCAAAAAAAACATCTCATGAAACCTATCACATTAAACCTGCTCAAAGACTTACCACTTATTACGAATTAATGCTATTCATTATTCTAATTCCAGGCATTCTGTTTATTGGAGCGTTGATTTGGTTAAAGAAAAAACCAAATATTTCACAGGAAAAGACTGGTTCTGTTAAAATCTAA
- a CDS encoding HAMP domain-containing protein has translation MVISINLGKKLIFLVMIVSVVALSITGFLSFNYADQILKQRAGDQLLGESSVRGDSLRVLFESRIDQNNILASDPMIQLLVSQMNQSSENEFQELKENNRRDFLIQIQAFQKLIGFSIGFEDVKIIGANGKVFFSLGANSDEDFTNDPFFQRGQKESFIEFEPAESGKKMIVVSPIVASDSKKGDEPIGVIISRMRTASIDNVLISRSGLGETGEVYIVNDKFMMLSESRFFENAVFEQKVDTLPVQKCFNEGEEYIGFYKDYRGIPIFGSSYCADDLGITLLAEIDESEVEKPIIILQERILETGIVITIIMGIVAFGISKSLSRPLTKLKNAANKISSGDFDVRTEINTGDEIGELSHAFDSMAEKLQDSIIEIKRKEKVIKQLEGDMLLKFSQHEQNDCVGVIDMSDSTRISSKLSDQDVTKLYEIFLNFMAKIIREYNGEVVKNIGDALMFRFPNVNIADQKVLKNIFECCLSMIESHEKLQEKLKAENMPQIDYKISLTYGSVKVAESTTSNISDIFGPTVNRCFKINSLCPKNSIVIGENMNNISKSFSEYSFDELVVAELKQKYDYRVYEVKRKLG, from the coding sequence ATGGTAATTTCAATCAATCTTGGTAAAAAACTAATTTTTTTGGTAATGATCGTATCAGTTGTTGCTCTTTCAATTACAGGATTTCTTAGTTTCAATTATGCAGATCAAATACTAAAACAAAGAGCAGGAGATCAATTATTAGGAGAATCAAGTGTGCGCGGAGATTCACTTAGGGTTCTTTTTGAATCAAGAATTGATCAAAATAATATTCTTGCAAGTGATCCAATGATTCAACTTTTAGTTTCACAAATGAATCAATCTTCTGAAAATGAATTTCAAGAATTAAAAGAAAACAATCGTAGAGATTTTTTAATTCAGATTCAAGCTTTTCAGAAGCTTATTGGATTTTCCATTGGGTTTGAAGATGTAAAAATTATTGGTGCTAATGGAAAAGTTTTCTTTTCTCTTGGAGCAAATAGTGATGAAGATTTCACTAATGATCCATTTTTTCAAAGAGGTCAAAAAGAATCTTTTATAGAATTTGAACCAGCAGAGTCTGGTAAAAAAATGATTGTTGTTTCACCAATTGTTGCAAGTGATAGTAAAAAAGGAGATGAACCAATTGGTGTAATCATTTCAAGAATGAGGACAGCATCAATAGATAATGTTTTGATTAGTAGAAGTGGATTGGGAGAAACAGGGGAAGTGTACATCGTAAATGACAAGTTTATGATGTTATCGGAATCTAGATTTTTTGAAAATGCTGTGTTTGAACAAAAAGTAGATACTTTGCCAGTTCAAAAATGCTTCAACGAGGGTGAAGAATACATTGGGTTTTACAAAGATTATAGAGGAATTCCAATATTTGGTTCATCATATTGTGCAGATGATTTAGGAATTACTTTACTTGCAGAAATTGACGAATCAGAAGTTGAAAAACCAATAATAATTCTACAAGAGAGAATACTAGAAACAGGAATAGTAATTACAATAATAATGGGAATTGTAGCTTTTGGTATTTCTAAATCACTATCAAGGCCACTAACTAAATTAAAAAATGCTGCAAATAAAATTTCAAGTGGAGACTTTGATGTAAGAACTGAGATTAATACAGGCGATGAAATTGGTGAATTGTCTCATGCATTTGATTCAATGGCTGAAAAGCTTCAAGACTCAATAATTGAGATTAAACGCAAAGAGAAGGTAATCAAACAACTTGAAGGCGATATGCTGTTAAAATTTTCTCAGCACGAGCAAAATGATTGTGTTGGGGTGATTGACATGTCAGACTCGACAAGAATTTCATCTAAATTATCTGATCAAGATGTTACAAAGTTATATGAAATTTTCCTAAACTTTATGGCAAAAATTATTCGAGAGTATAATGGTGAAGTGGTAAAAAACATTGGTGATGCTCTAATGTTTAGATTCCCAAATGTAAATATTGCAGATCAAAAAGTTTTGAAAAATATTTTTGAATGTTGCTTATCAATGATTGAATCACATGAAAAGTTACAAGAGAAACTCAAAGCTGAAAATATGCCTCAAATTGATTATAAAATTAGTTTGACATATGGCTCTGTCAAAGTTGCTGAGAGTACAACTTCAAATATTAGTGATATTTTCGGCCCAACAGTGAATCGATGTTTTAAGATTAATTCATTATGTCCAAAAAACAGCATAGTGATTGGAGAGAACATGAATAATATTTCAAAAAGTTTTTCAGAATACAGTTTTGATGAATTAGTTGTGGCTGAATTGAAACAAAAATATGATTATAGGGTATATGAAGTAAAAAGGAAATTGGGATAA
- a CDS encoding J domain-containing protein — translation MVESNYDILGIVESSTEKEIRDAFRRLALQYHSDRGGENDQFIKIKQAYEDIKIGKKYPDTDLEKLKNSKVYSGDSEADIRRKNQILGQELSKEMKTAEEWAAALNRSGATGTRLFGSKTLGEIELERKANGALSIKGNFMAGNLTYDGPIIMQGSVSSPSWTEEFKTNIHLTSGDFKFVDPVENKYRIENGATIIADNGNIVVGNVFGRKFKVEDPQGRVGIFQIIEHRTHLSAPNGKIIAENLVNSVSIEADTAIILNVEDDVTVTAREILFYGGKFTYDSTIELKQGGTIRFFENFSIQGLSGDAIIRLENGKKIRLFDVKTKKIRDLSDEFVTNKENYGKDDTMVGHGFTITYDMLDNLSKKPSKKQKSSWKSKFGL, via the coding sequence ATGGTAGAAAGTAATTATGATATTTTAGGTATTGTAGAAAGTTCAACGGAGAAGGAAATTAGAGATGCGTTTAGAAGATTAGCACTTCAATATCACTCAGATCGTGGGGGAGAAAACGATCAATTTATCAAAATTAAACAAGCATATGAAGACATCAAAATTGGTAAAAAATATCCTGACACTGATCTTGAAAAACTAAAAAATTCTAAAGTATATTCTGGTGATTCAGAAGCTGATATTAGACGAAAAAATCAGATTCTAGGTCAAGAATTATCAAAAGAAATGAAAACTGCCGAAGAATGGGCAGCAGCTTTGAACAGGTCAGGTGCCACTGGAACAAGACTATTTGGTTCTAAAACTCTGGGAGAAATTGAATTAGAAAGGAAAGCAAATGGTGCTCTATCAATTAAAGGGAATTTTATGGCTGGAAATCTAACTTATGATGGTCCAATAATTATGCAAGGAAGTGTTTCAAGTCCTTCATGGACTGAGGAATTTAAAACTAATATTCATCTGACTTCAGGAGATTTCAAATTTGTTGATCCTGTTGAAAATAAATACAGAATTGAAAATGGCGCTACAATTATTGCAGATAATGGAAACATTGTAGTTGGAAATGTTTTTGGAAGAAAATTCAAAGTTGAAGATCCACAAGGAAGAGTTGGTATTTTTCAAATCATTGAACATAGAACACATCTCTCTGCACCAAATGGAAAAATTATAGCTGAAAACCTTGTAAATTCAGTATCAATAGAAGCAGATACTGCTATTATTCTAAATGTAGAAGATGATGTAACAGTAACTGCACGTGAAATTTTATTTTATGGTGGAAAGTTTACTTATGATTCAACTATTGAATTAAAACAAGGTGGAACCATTAGATTCTTTGAAAATTTTTCAATTCAAGGATTAAGTGGTGATGCAATTATCAGACTTGAAAATGGAAAAAAAATTCGTCTGTTTGATGTAAAAACTAAAAAAATCAGAGACTTATCGGATGAATTTGTTACCAATAAAGAAAATTATGGTAAAGATGACACAATGGTTGGGCATGGATTTACAATTACTTATGATATGCTAGATAACCTTTCAAAGAAACCATCTAAAAAACAAAAAAGCAGTTGGAAATCTAAATTTGGATTATAA
- a CDS encoding universal stress protein, with translation MAKFNKILVPLDGSPNSMRGLDRAIEIAKGGNAEITGFYVFHLPLAAGIKYTAKMKDEAQKKAVKAIGPAMNKTQKAGATFKYKTGGGHTGSEIVKAAEKGKFDMIVLGARGIGGAKETFLGSTSNYVMHKTKIPVLIVK, from the coding sequence ATGGCTAAATTCAATAAAATTTTAGTGCCTCTTGATGGTTCTCCAAACTCTATGAGAGGATTAGATAGAGCAATTGAAATTGCAAAAGGTGGAAATGCTGAAATAACTGGATTTTATGTATTTCATTTACCATTAGCTGCAGGGATAAAGTATACTGCAAAAATGAAGGATGAAGCACAGAAAAAAGCTGTTAAAGCAATTGGTCCTGCAATGAATAAAACTCAAAAGGCTGGTGCCACATTCAAATACAAAACCGGTGGTGGTCATACTGGATCTGAGATTGTTAAAGCCGCAGAAAAAGGAAAATTTGACATGATAGTTCTTGGAGCACGAGGTATAGGAGGAGCTAAGGAGACATTCCTTGGAAGTACCTCAAATTATGTAATGCACAAAACAAAGATCCCGGTATTAATTGTGAAATAA